The window CAGAAACTCCAGGAACAGCCCGATTTTTTTCTCGGCAATCAGGGTGTGGTTGCTGCCCTGGCGGTAGAGGCCGGCCACGGTGCGGGTGAATTGCAGGGTCGTGTTGGGCAGGGGCTTCAGAATTGGGATGATGCGCTGCCGTCGCCGGGCCTCGAACAGCACGAACAGCAGGGCCCCAAACAAGCCCAGGTACAGGGCCCGGCGCAGGGCGTCGTGGGCCAGCAGCACCCGCAGCAAGGACTGCTCGCCCAGCCGGCCCTGCTTCTGGTACTCATCCCACCACACGGGGCGGCCGGCGGGCAGGTAGGAGAGGGCCGCAAAAGCCAGGTTGCTGGTGGGCGGCTGCAGCACGAAGTAGTTGGTAAATGCCAGCGGCACGGAGCAGATGTAGACGTGGCCCCGGCCGTGCGGAATCCGGACCAGCACGGGCCGGCCCTGGGCGTCGGCGGCCAGCTGGGTGGCTTGCAGGGCGCTGTCGGGCACGATGCGGTAGGAGGCGCCCAGAATGGGGAAACGGAAAGACCGGCCCGCCGGGCGAGCCAGCCGCGGATTGCTCAGAAAAATCTCAACTGAGTCGTTGAGCAGAGCTTGGGAGTTGTTGCGGCGCAGGCGGGGCTGGCCTAGAAAGGCCTGGGTTCGGAATCCGAGCGTATCGGCAAACCGGGAGTTGAACTGCTCGGCGGCAATAAACACGTCGTTACCGCGGGCCACGTGCCGCAGCAGCGCGCGGGTGTCGGCCGAACTCAGGTCGAAGCCGTCGTTGACGAACAGGTAAGTCGCCTTGGGGTAATCCGATTCGGCCAGGCCCTGGGCATAGTCACTTTCCTCGGTGGTGTCGGCTGCCGGCGTTACTGCGCGCCCCGGTTCCGCCAGCGAATCGGTGGGCGCCGCGGTGCTGTCGGGGGTAGCTTCCGCCTGCTCATCCTGCTCCAGATACACTTCCTCAGTAGTTGAAGTCGGATCTACTTCGTCCTCCCCTTCGAGCTGGCTATACACGGGCAGCCGGATGGGCTTCACTTCCCGGGCCGCTACGCCCATCACCTCGGGTAGCACCTGATAGAGCACGTAGGTACCGTAGGGAATCTTATCCTTGTTCTGGTAAGTAGGCCGCCAATCCAGAGCTTTGGGTCGGTTGTACTCCACGGATACGTAGGCGCCAAAGAGGAGCAGCAGGCCCAGTATATACCAGCGGAAAGTCGTCATATAAAGATAGAAAAGCTAGGCGGCGTGGGGCACGGTGGAGAGCTGGCGTTGGAAGGCCACGCGGGCTTCCCGGGCCAGCTTGTAGTGAGCCGGGGGCAAATCCTGCTGCTCCCCGTACCAAACGTACTCAAACTGTTGGGTCAGCTCCCGGAAAGCGGGCCGCAGTTGACTCGCCGTCAGCTCGCGCAGGTAGTCGTGGTTGGTCTTGTCGGGCTGCCACTGAATCAGGCCCTGGTCGGTGAGTTGCTTGAGCACGTAGAGGTAACCCAGGCGCACGGCCAGGCGGTAGTTGCCGGCCGCCTCGGCTTCGGTCAGCAGCGCGTCGAAATCCAGCCCGTGAATGTCTTCCGTGGCCGTATCGTAGGGCAGGGGCATGGTGCGCGGGGCCCGGCCGAAAGCGCGGGTCAGGTCGACCTGCATAAGCTTGAGCACCACAAACACCAGGGCTATTACCAGCAGGGCGTAGATGCCGTATTCCCACACTACTTTGCCGCTGGGCGTCGAGAGTACCCCGTCGAGCCAGTGTAGCACCCGGCGCCAGAACAGGCTCCAGGCGCTTTGCTCGCTTTTCACTTCCACGTACTGAAACTCGCGCTGGCCCCGCAACTCCCGCAGGTGGCCCGGGGCCGGCTGGCGCAGGCGCACGGCGGAGCTTTGGTCGGCGGGCAGAAGCTGGGCGCGGCTAGCGGGCCGGGCCGCCGGCGTAGACTGCGCCCAACCGGCTGGAGCGGCCAGCAGTAGCAGAAGCAAGCCACTTGTCCAGAACAAACGCAGGTGATAACGCAAAGGCACTAGCAAGGAAAAAACGAAGCGGAGTGTGCTAAGGCCGCGGGGACCCCGGCGGGAAAATAAGGCGGCAACAGCTGGCCCGCCGGAATTAATACTCGCCTTCCTCATCCGCGCGGTAGGTCTGGTTGTAGGCCAACGGGGCAATGCCCTGCCCGATGTTGTTAATCAGGGAGCGTAGGCCCAGGCCTTCCTTGCGTTCCACCAGGTTGAAGTACTGGAAGGCGGTGGCCAACAGCGGAATGGCATACGTAAACATGATGCCCAGCGCGTACACGCACTGAGTCAGGATGCCCAGCACGTCGGAGTCGAGGCCCGGGACTTTGAGCATCTTGCCAATGATGACGGCGTACTGCGGCAGAACGAACACGAAGCACAGCATACCCTGAATCATGCCCGTGACCAGGAGCAGCCCCATCGTCGACCACCACTTGCCCTGTACCAGGTAAAAGGCGCGGCGCAGGCTGTCCCACACGTTGCCGTCTTCCAGCCACAAAATGGGGAAATACAGCGTTAGAGGCACCGTTACGTAGAGCAGGACCGGAAAAATGACCAGGAAGAGCAGGCCAAAGTACGAGGTAATGGCCATCAGGCTGACCATTGTCACCATCACCAGGATATAGAGGCCGAAGAGCAGGCCAAAGGCCGCCAGCATCCGGCCCACTCGCCGCTTGATAACCTGCCAAACCAGCGCGGGTGTGGGCACGGCTTCGGTGGTCAGAATCACCAGCACGTAGCCGTACACGGTGCTCATCAGCATCACGCCGGCGGCCAGAGCACCCAGCATAGTGAGCCCCACCCCCGAAAAATAAGAGGGCGTGAGTATCGCCGACGAGTCGAGTTGGCTCCCGGTACCGGCCTGTCCGGCCAGGTTGAAAACGATATTGGTGAAAAGGCCCAGGCCTACCCCCATGAGTAGGGTGGCGGGCAGCACGAAGTACACCAGACATTTGCCCAGGGGGCGCCAGTGCCTGGTAATAAACTCGAAGGTGGCCGCGATTTTATTGC of the Hymenobacter chitinivorans DSM 11115 genome contains:
- a CDS encoding DUF4350 domain-containing protein, encoding MTTFRWYILGLLLLFGAYVSVEYNRPKALDWRPTYQNKDKIPYGTYVLYQVLPEVMGVAAREVKPIRLPVYSQLEGEDEVDPTSTTEEVYLEQDEQAEATPDSTAAPTDSLAEPGRAVTPAADTTEESDYAQGLAESDYPKATYLFVNDGFDLSSADTRALLRHVARGNDVFIAAEQFNSRFADTLGFRTQAFLGQPRLRRNNSQALLNDSVEIFLSNPRLARPAGRSFRFPILGASYRIVPDSALQATQLAADAQGRPVLVRIPHGRGHVYICSVPLAFTNYFVLQPPTSNLAFAALSYLPAGRPVWWDEYQKQGRLGEQSLLRVLLAHDALRRALYLGLFGALLFVLFEARRRQRIIPILKPLPNTTLQFTRTVAGLYRQGSNHTLIAEKKIGLFLEFLRQRLNEPGLDFNDAEARERVAQKSGVPVAAVEQLVRRINLIRTAPEVSDTELLLLSRTLHEFRQAVSK
- a CDS encoding DUF4129 domain-containing protein, with product MLLLLLAAPAGWAQSTPAARPASRAQLLPADQSSAVRLRQPAPGHLRELRGQREFQYVEVKSEQSAWSLFWRRVLHWLDGVLSTPSGKVVWEYGIYALLVIALVFVVLKLMQVDLTRAFGRAPRTMPLPYDTATEDIHGLDFDALLTEAEAAGNYRLAVRLGYLYVLKQLTDQGLIQWQPDKTNHDYLRELTASQLRPAFRELTQQFEYVWYGEQQDLPPAHYKLAREARVAFQRQLSTVPHAA